The stretch of DNA TCGAGAGCCTGCATAACGCCGAGTCCGGAAAATACCGGAAGCTGCTTCTCTCTAGCCGTGCCGGTGGCGCCAAGCCCCCGGAAATATCCCTGATTGATGTGCGCTCGAGAAAGATGGAACACCTGCTATCCGCTCCACTCATTGAAAAGATGAGAGAGCATCTTGAACAGGATGGACAGATCCTTATTTTTCTCAACCGCAGGGGATATGCCCCAACTCTCTTCTGCAGAGGGTGTGGCTGGAGCTCGGCCTGTCCACGCTGTGAAATTCACTACACATTTCATCAGAAAAAAAATCGGCTGGTATGCCACCATTGCGGCGGGGAACGGCCTCGACCACCCCACTGCCCTGAATGTGGCAGCCATGAATTAACCGATATTGGCGCAGGTACAGAGAGGATTGAGGAGGCGCTACAGAAAATATTCCCGGAACACTCTGTTGCCAGAATTGATCGTGACACCACCCGTAGGCGAGGATCGATGGATGAGAAGCTGCAACAGATCCATGCCGGGGATCACCAGATTCTATTGGGTACACAGATGCTGGCCAAGGGACACCACTTTCCAAAGGTAACTCTGGTTGCCATTCTGGATGCCGATAGCGGTCTGTTTGGCTCAGATTTTCGTGCAACCGAGCAGATGGGGCAGTTGATTACCCAGGTTGCAGGCCGTGCGGGGCGAGAATCAATGAGAGGTGAGGTTGCAATTCAGACCCACAACCCGGACCACCCACTGCTTCTTACCCTGTTACAGAGAGGGTATCCGGATTTTGCAAAACAGGCCCTGGCTGAACGCAAACTGGCTGCACTTCCCCCATACAGCCATCTCACTCTGATTCGTGCAGAATCATCAAAGCCGCAGGCTGCCATCCACTTTCTGCAACAGGTCAGGGAGATGGCTGTCGGTCATGCCATTTCTCAGGTCGAGATCCTCGGGCCTGTTCCATCCCCAATGGAGAAACGGGCCGGGCGCTATCGAGCACAGTTGCTGTTGCAATCATCGTATCGTAAACCACTGCATCAACTGCTGGCCCCACTGATCCCGGCAATTGAATCAACCAAAGAGGGGCGAAAAGTTCGCTGGTCTGTGGATGTGGACCCGATCGATATGTTTTAAGATGTGACAATGGAGACATGGCAGATCACTACCCATCTTCTTGGTGGGCTGGCAATTTTTCTCTTCGGGCTGGAGCAGCTGACAACAGCACTCAAGGTTGTGGCCGGAGAGCGGATGAAACTGCTGCTCTCTCAGCTCACCACAAACCGTTTTACCGGTGTTCTATCCGGCACCATCGTCACCTCAATCGTGCAATCATCATCTGTCACCACCGTATTGACAGTTGGTTTCATTACCGCCGGATTGATGAATCTGACCCAATCTATGGGGGTGATTATGGGAGCCAATATAGGCACCACCATCACCGCACAGATTATCGCCTTCAACATTACCAAACAGGCGCTGGTGATGATCTGGTTTGGATTCGCCCTCTTCTTCTTTGCCCAACATGAACGCATAAAGAACTATGGCACCCTGATATTTGGCCTCGGCATGATCTTCTTCGGGATGGGAATCATGTCCGATGCTATGGCCCCACTGAGAGATAACCCGTGGTTTCTTGAGCTTATCACCAGCGCAGAAAACCCCCTGATTGCCATTTTTGTGGCGGCCGGGTTTACCGCCCTTATTCAGTCCTCCTCGGCAACCACCGGAATCATTATCATCCTCGCGACCCAGGGGCTGATCACCTTGCCTATCGGTATCGCCCTCTCCTTCGGGGCAAATATCGGCACCTGTATAACGGCGGGAATTGCCGCTATCGGCAAGCCGCGCGAGGCGGTACGGGCAGCCCTGTTTCATATTCTCTTCAATATTATTGGGGTGATGATCTGGTTTCTGTTTGTGGATGATCTGGCGTCGTGGGTAGAGCAGTTTTCGCCTATCCATACGGAACTCTCCGGACTGGAACGGCAAAGCGCAGAGGTTCCCAGGCAGATTGCCAACGCCCACACTCTATTCAATGTGGTGAATATGTTGATCTTCATCGGCTTTGTCGGGCCGATTGTCAAACTGCTGGTGGTGCTAGTTCCTGACAAGAGACAACCCACTACCGATTACCTGGAGCATGATCTGCTCACCACACCTTCGCTTGCCCTGGCTGCAGCCGAGAGTGAGATCGAGGTCATGGGAGATCACGTTATCTCCATGCTTCGACGCAGCATGCCAGAGGCGTTGAGCGGAGACAGCTACTCGCTCCACACCCTGGCAGCGGAACAGCAACGGGTCAAAATATCACTGCTGGAGATTACAGATTATCTGCGCCGCCTCAGTAAACAGGAGCTGACTGAGCATGAGACCACAGAGATGATGCAGTGTCTGGTGGTTACCAATGAACTTGAGACCATTGGGGAGATTATCGAGAGGGGCATCACCCAGGGCGGTCTGCTGCGTCATGACGAGTTGATCAGGGTGAGTGAGGCAACCCAACAACTTCTAACCTCATTCCATCATGATATCCTCAATGCTGTACATCGATCGATACAGGCATTCCATGATCATGATCCGGATTCCGCCCTTCAGGTGATCGAGATGAAGAGCTATATCAAGGAGTTTCAGGAGCACACCGTGCACCATATGATGCGCCGGCTACAGGCAAGTGAGCCCAATCGGGTTGCGGCCTATACCCTGGAGAATAACCTTATTGACCATCTTAAACAGATCCATACAGCGGCCAGGCGAATAGCACGTCATATTCCGCACCATGGACAACAGGATGATTCCTAAAGCTCCCCTATCAGATACTCCTCAAGATCCTCGCCACCCTGTTCCAGCATTGCAAAGCTACGAATAGAGATACCCGTATCATGGATACTATCCCGGTCACCACTAACCAGGGGGTGCCATCCGGGCAGTGATTTACCTTCATGTAGCAGGCGGTAGCTACAGGTTGATGGGAGCCAGTGAAACTCTGCCGTCTTCTCCACAGTCAGGTGGACACAATTTGGTACGTTGATATTACGGTTTGGGTAGTCGCTACAACTACACCGCTCAAGATCGAGTAGATTGCAGGCAATGCTGGTATAGAAGACCTCGCCACTCTCCTCATCCTCCAGCTTCTGCAGACAACAACGGGCACAGCCATCGCAGAGAGACTCCCACTCATCCGAGGTCAACTCGGCCAGGGGGTAGTGCTCCCAGAAACGTTCTCGCACTATTTTTCTGGCCAGGATCTAAGCAACACGATGGCACTTATCGCTGCCAGTACCGTTCCTGTTGTCAGGTAGCCGAAATTCAATAACAGGGCACTGGTAATCAACATGCTGCCACCGGCAATTGCGCTGTAGAGTGCGTGACGGTTGGTACGGAGCTCACTACGAATTTTCTCCAGCTCGGAGGATTTCCACTCCAAAGCCAGCTTGCCATCCTGGGCCTGTTTCAACACCTCATAGATCATTCCGGGGATTTCCGGTATCTGCTCCACCAACTCGGGTCCATGTTGTTGAACCTTCTGCTTGAACCCCTCAAACCCCTTGCGCTGCCGAATCCAGTTCTCCAGAAATGGCATGGCTGTTGCCCACAGATCAAGGTCCGGATATAACTGCTTACCAAGACCCTCAATATATAGAAGGGTCTTCTGCAACAGCACCAGTTGAGGCTGTACCTCCATCCCGAATCGTCTTCCGGTACGGAACAGTTTCAGCAACAGCAGTGCAAATGAGATCTCACTGAATGGGCGCTCAAATAT from Candidatus Thiopontia autotrophica encodes:
- a CDS encoding primosomal protein N', yielding MILRIAILSVPLRRAFDYLPPAGGSVGGYRPGIRVKVPFGKQQRIGILLETTAKSDIPEERLKPVTEIIDSAPLLPESLHSLLLRSASYYHHAIGEVYETALPVPLRQGRYAKQPEQVIYRITERGIQTDLDSLSRAPRQRQLLERLQQERELSGSSTFMRELIKKGLVVRESRAGYNQPPKVESDAPHQLNGEQQQAVDVVHKQMDGAGNDPIRPVLLEGVTGSGKTEVYLQIIQRVIDDGRQALVLVPEISLTPQTVQRFRQRFDLPIALLHSGRNSSERLGDWLAARAGEAKIVIGTRSAVFVPLQSPGIIIVDEEHDGSFKQHEGFRYSARDLAILRGKQEGIPVLLGSATPSFESLHNAESGKYRKLLLSSRAGGAKPPEISLIDVRSRKMEHLLSAPLIEKMREHLEQDGQILIFLNRRGYAPTLFCRGCGWSSACPRCEIHYTFHQKKNRLVCHHCGGERPRPPHCPECGSHELTDIGAGTERIEEALQKIFPEHSVARIDRDTTRRRGSMDEKLQQIHAGDHQILLGTQMLAKGHHFPKVTLVAILDADSGLFGSDFRATEQMGQLITQVAGRAGRESMRGEVAIQTHNPDHPLLLTLLQRGYPDFAKQALAERKLAALPPYSHLTLIRAESSKPQAAIHFLQQVREMAVGHAISQVEILGPVPSPMEKRAGRYRAQLLLQSSYRKPLHQLLAPLIPAIESTKEGRKVRWSVDVDPIDMF
- a CDS encoding Na/Pi cotransporter family protein, which encodes METWQITTHLLGGLAIFLFGLEQLTTALKVVAGERMKLLLSQLTTNRFTGVLSGTIVTSIVQSSSVTTVLTVGFITAGLMNLTQSMGVIMGANIGTTITAQIIAFNITKQALVMIWFGFALFFFAQHERIKNYGTLIFGLGMIFFGMGIMSDAMAPLRDNPWFLELITSAENPLIAIFVAAGFTALIQSSSATTGIIIILATQGLITLPIGIALSFGANIGTCITAGIAAIGKPREAVRAALFHILFNIIGVMIWFLFVDDLASWVEQFSPIHTELSGLERQSAEVPRQIANAHTLFNVVNMLIFIGFVGPIVKLLVVLVPDKRQPTTDYLEHDLLTTPSLALAAAESEIEVMGDHVISMLRRSMPEALSGDSYSLHTLAAEQQRVKISLLEITDYLRRLSKQELTEHETTEMMQCLVVTNELETIGEIIERGITQGGLLRHDELIRVSEATQQLLTSFHHDILNAVHRSIQAFHDHDPDSALQVIEMKSYIKEFQEHTVHHMMRRLQASEPNRVAAYTLENNLIDHLKQIHTAARRIARHIPHHGQQDDS
- a CDS encoding YcgN family cysteine cluster protein, giving the protein MRERFWEHYPLAELTSDEWESLCDGCARCCLQKLEDEESGEVFYTSIACNLLDLERCSCSDYPNRNINVPNCVHLTVEKTAEFHWLPSTCSYRLLHEGKSLPGWHPLVSGDRDSIHDTGISIRSFAMLEQGGEDLEEYLIGEL